Proteins from a genomic interval of Sphingobacterium sp. SYP-B4668:
- a CDS encoding MBL fold metallo-hydrolase, translating to MIQAHSLFEGSFSVDSSKKFIPFDKDKDSPKDRPGSLFVHVHPFLIESAAGLILCDAGLGMTDDDGNLTIHNNIRKLGFEPTDVKYVLMSHLHKDHTGGMVEFRDGVGRIAFPEAEYIVQRGEWEDAFSGHSSSYKTDIFDVIQRSGNLVLVEGGGMVNQEISFEQNGGHTPHHQAFHIETGGEHYFFGGDVLPEPEEIFRNFIAKYDYDGRRAKELRQEYWEEGAPNDWIYLFYHSKSIAIGRPEQREDGTYKLIHAE from the coding sequence ATGATACAAGCACATTCGCTTTTTGAAGGCTCTTTTTCCGTCGATTCCTCGAAAAAATTCATACCTTTTGATAAAGATAAAGACAGTCCAAAGGATCGTCCAGGATCCCTATTTGTACATGTACACCCTTTCTTAATTGAGTCTGCTGCAGGACTTATATTATGTGATGCAGGGTTGGGTATGACAGATGATGACGGGAATCTGACTATTCACAATAATATCCGAAAATTGGGCTTTGAACCAACAGATGTCAAGTATGTGTTGATGTCACATCTGCACAAAGATCACACAGGAGGCATGGTTGAATTTAGAGATGGCGTAGGTCGCATCGCTTTTCCAGAAGCGGAATATATTGTGCAAAGAGGAGAATGGGAAGACGCGTTCAGTGGGCATTCATCTTCTTACAAGACAGATATATTTGATGTTATCCAAAGAAGCGGTAACCTCGTTTTGGTAGAGGGTGGAGGGATGGTCAACCAGGAGATTAGCTTTGAGCAAAATGGTGGACATACACCTCACCATCAAGCATTCCATATAGAGACTGGAGGTGAACATTACTTTTTTGGAGGAGACGTACTTCCTGAGCCAGAGGAGATCTTCCGTAACTTCATCGCAAAGTATGACTATGATGGGCGCAGGGCCAAAGAATTACGTCAAGAATATTGGGAAGAGGGTGCTCCGAATGATTGGATCTATTTGTTCTACCATTCTAAAAGTATAGCTATTGGCCGACCTGAGCAACGTGAGGACGGGACATATAAGCTGATTCATGCGGAATAG